From one Equus asinus isolate D_3611 breed Donkey chromosome 5, EquAss-T2T_v2, whole genome shotgun sequence genomic stretch:
- the ZMYM1 gene encoding zinc finger MYM-type protein 1 isoform X1, with product MFPKKKPVSLELEDSFASDTKMKEPLVDSECDKAVAPQLGGLNEIKTELDNAQEYCQAQQPKTQENELKINTAFSDSASQLTTGIQLSLASSGMSKMLPSVSTAAIQVSCSGCKKILQKGQTAYQRKGSTQLFCSTPCIAEYISSASSPATPKRTCSNCSKDILNPKDVISVQLEDTTSSKSFCSQSCLSSYEEKRKPFVTICTNTILAKCSICQKTTVIQYEVKYQNMKHSLCSTACFSKFHSANNLIMNCCENCGAYCYTSSSLFCILPMEGQSHYFSNSKSVTAYKQKPAKTLTSVLCKLLKPSDEMIETTNDLGKTELFCSINCFSAYNKAKMESSTVNVSLVHSASTELLSPKKDTTPVISNIVSLAEAHVALPIMNSDVLQGTVSSVTANVIADISKSSPCESNSSVAHSSVEQPSLSPSSSVLGQHTVGSSIEVQKDQVSNQDATYNMKSVKISDGLCHSKFTSKIQKVKGKSRNIKKSWRSNFQHLGNSIKKDTMFCYSCQLFCQKKCSCGGESLAAQGISNWKKTLEKFRKHEKSEMHLKSLQFWREYQFCDEAINAHLSIRAKKIEENKKYLKLIIENILFFGKQCLPLRENDQSVSSVNKGSFLELVEIRAKDKGEEIFRLMNSQVDFYNSTQIQNDIIEIVKTEMLQDIVNEINLSSAFSIICDETTDSATKEQFSVCVRYPQKTSKAILIKERFLGFIDVEEMTGTSLHRAIRTYLQQIGADLNKIHGQAYDSTTNLRGKFNKIAAEFKKEEPRALYVHCYAHFLDLAVIRFCKEVKELRSALNTLSSLFNTIHMSGEMSANFRNICKLSQNKTCKKHTSHSCWTIHDRTLLSVIEGLPEIIETLEVVSSHSSNTSLADELNDLLTLVSKFEFIFCLKFLYRVLSVTGILSKELQSETIDIFSLSSKIEAILECLSSERSDVYFKTVWDGAEEICQKITCKGFEVERPSFQKKRKIQKTIDLGNSDSMFFPTSTEEQYKINIYYQGLDTILQNLKLCFSEFDYCKVKQISELLFKWHEPLNEATAKHVQEFYKLDADIIPELRFYRQYAKLNFVIDYDCINFINLGYLFIQHGLHNNIPCISKLLYIALSWPITSASAENSFSTLPRLKTYLCRTMGQVKLSGLALMAVEQELVNKLMEPERLNGIVEKFIHQMKEI from the exons ATGTTCCCCAAGAAGAAACCCGTTAGTTTGGAACTGGAGGATTCCTTTGCATCAGATACTAAGATGAAAGAACCACTGGTAGATAGTGAATGTGACAAGGCAGTGGCACCACAACTAGGGGGGCTAAATGAAATTAAGACGGAACTCGACAATGCTCAG GAGTATTGTCAAGCCCAACAGCCCAAAACTCAGGAGAATGAACTGAAAATAAATACTGCGTTTTCAGACAGTG CTTCGCAGTTGACTACAGGCATTCAGCTTTCTCTGGCATCATCTGGCATGAGTAAAATGCTTCCTTCAGTTTCAACCGCAGCTATTCAGGTTTCCTGTTCTGGTTgtaaaaaaattcttcagaaagGGCAAACTGCTTATCAGAGGAAAGGGTCCACTCAGCTCTTCTGCTCCACACCGTGCATCGCTGAATACATTTCATCTGCCAGTTCACCAGCAACTCCCAAGAGAACTTGTTCTAACTGCTCAAA agacATCTTAAATCCAAAGGATGTGATCAGTGTCCAGCTGGAAGATACTACCTCTAGCAAAAGTTTTTGCAGCCAATCTTGTCTTTCAtcatatgaagaaaaaagaaaaccatttgtTACCATATGTACTAATACCATTTTAGCCAAGTGCAGCATATGTCAGAAGACTACTGTT ATTCAGTATGAAGTAAAATACCAGAACATGAAACATAGTCTTTGCAGTACTGCCTGTTTTTCAAAGTTTCACTCTGCTAACAACCTCATCATGAACTGTTGTGAGAACTGTGGAGCTTACTGTTACACCAGCTCTAGTCTGTTCTGTATACTTCCGATGGAAGGACAGTCTCATTACTTTAGTAATTCAAAGAGTGTTACAGCATATAAGCAG AAACCAGCTAAAACACTTACATCTGTTCTTTGCAAATTGTTGAAGCCCTCAGATGAAATGATTGAGACTACCAATGACTTGGGGAAGACAGAGCTGTTCTGCTCTATTAATTGTTTCTCTGCTTACAATAAAGCTAAGATGGAATCTTCTACAG taaaTGTTTCCTTGGTGCATAGTGCTTCAACAGAGCTTCTTTCTCCAAAGAAAGATACGACTCCAGTTATAAGCAATATTGTGTCATTGGCAGAAGCTCATGTTGCCCTGCCCATCATGAACTCTGATGTCTTACAAG gtACAGTTTCTTCAGTAACAGCAAATGTCATTGCAGAT ATTTCTAAGAGTTCACCCTGTGAATCAAATAGTAGTGTTGCTCATAGTAGTGTGGAACAGCCAAGCCTTTCACCATCTTCATCAGTACTCGGTCAGCATACAGTTGGCTCCAGTATAGAAGTACAGAAAGATCAAGTGTCAAACCAAGATGCTACATACAATATGAAATCTGTGAAAATAAGTGATGGACTGTGTCACTCAAAATTTACATCCAAAATACAAAAAGTTAAAGGTAAATCacgaaatattaaaaaatcttggCGTTCAAATTTTCAGCATTTGGGAAACAGTATTAAAAAGGATACCATGTTCTGTTATTCATGCCAGTTGTTCTGCCAAAAAAAATGTAGCTGTGGGGGAGAGTCACTTGCGGCCCAAGGAATTTCTAATTGGAAAAAAACTCTGGAAAAATTCAGAAAGCATGAAAAAAGTGAAATGCATTTGAAGTCATTGCAATTTTGGAGGGAATACCAGTTTTGTGATGAAGCTATCAATGCTCACTTATCTATTCGTgcaaaaaagattgaagaaaataaaaagtacctAAAGcttataattgaaaatattttattttttggaaagcaGTGTTTACCCTTAAGAGAAAATGACCAGTCTgtttcatctgtgaataaaggcaGTTTTTTAGAATTGGTAGAAATTAGAGcaaaagataaaggagaagaaatatttcGACTTATGAATTCGCAAGTTGACTTCTATAATAGTACACAAATTCAAAATGATATTATTGAAATAGTAAAGACTGAAATGTTGCAAGATATTGTGAATGAGATCAATCTCTCCTCAGCTTTTTCAATAATATGTGATGAGACCACTGACAGTGCCACTAAAGAACAGTTTTCAGTTTGTGTAAGATACCCACAAAAAACCTCAAAGGCTATCTTGATTAAAGAAAGGTTCTTGGGTTTTATCGATGTTGAGGAGATGACTGGGACCAGTTTGCATAGGGCTATCAGAACTTACCTGCAGCAAATTGGAGCTGATTTGAATAAAATACATGGCCAGGCCTATGATAGTACCACTAATTTGAGgggaaaatttaataaaatcgCAGCAGAATTCAAGAAGGAAGAGCCAAGAGCTTTATACGTACATTGTTATGCACATTTTTTGGATTTAGCGGTGATTAGGTTTTGTAAAGAAGTAAAAGAACTCCGAAGTGCCCTAAATACTCTCAGTTCTTTGTTCAACACTATTCATATGTCTGGGGAAATGTCTGCAAATTTTCGAAACATTTGTAAGCTAAGTCAAAACAAAACATGCAAGAAACATACATCACATTCATGTTGGACAATCCATGATCGTACATTACTATCTGTGATTGAGGGTCTTCCAGAGATTATTGAAACACTGGAAGTTGTATCAAGCCATTCTTCAAACACAAGTTTGGCCGATGAATTGAATGATTTGTTGACATTGGTTTCCAAATTTGAATTTATCTTTTGTTTGAAATTTCTTTATCGGGTGCTAAGTGTTACAGGAATTCTTTCCAAAGAGCTTCAAAGTGAAACCATAgacattttctccttgtcttcaaAAATAGAAGCAATTTTGGAATGTTTATCATCTGAAAGAAGTGATGTGTATTTCAAAACTGTCTGGGATGGAGCAGAGGAAATATGTCAGAAAATAACCTGTAAAGGTTTTGAAGTTGAAAGAccttcttttcagaaaaaaagaaaaattcagaaaacaataGATCTTGGCAATTCAGATAGTATGTTTTTTCCTACCTCAACAGAAGaacaatataaaattaatatttattaccaAGGATTGGATACtatattacaaaatttaaaattatgtttttcagaGTTTGATTATTGCAAAGTGAAGCAGATTTCAGAACTGTTATTTAAATGGCATGAACCATTAAATGAAGCAACAGCCAAACATGTCCAGGAATTTTATAAACTTGATGCAGACATCATTCCAGAACTTAGATTTTATCGGCAATATGCAAAGCTCAACTTTGTCATAGATTATGATTGTATCAATTTCATCAATCTTGGCTATTTGTTTATTCAGCATGGTCTTCACAATAATATTCCTTGCATATCAAAGCTATTATATATTGCTTTGTCTTGGCCGATTACTTCAGCAAGTGCTGAAAACTCATTTTCTACACTGCCCCGtcttaaaacatatttatgtCGTACCATGGGACAAGTGAAGCTTAGTGGCCTGGCCCTAATGGCTGTTGAGCAGGAATTGGTAAATAAACTGATGGAGCCTGAAAGACTGAATGGAATTGTGGAAAAGTTCATCCATCAGATGAAAGAAATATAG
- the ZMYM1 gene encoding zinc finger MYM-type protein 1 isoform X11, whose translation MFPKKKPVSLELEDSFASDTKMKEPLVDSECDKAVAPQLGGLNEIKTELDNAQEYCQAQQPKTQENELKINTAFSDSASQLTTGIQLSLASSGMSKMLPSVSTAAIQVSCSGCKKILQKGQTAYQRKGSTQLFCSTPCIAEYISSASSPATPKRTCSNCSKDILNPKDVISVQLEDTTSSKSFCSQSCLSSYEEKRKPFVTICTNTILAKCSICQKTTVIQYEVKYQNMKHSLCSTACFSKFHSANNLIMNCCENCGAYCYTSSSLFCILPMEGQSHYFSNSKSVTAYKQKPAKTLTSVLCKLLKPSDEMIETTNDLGKTELFCSINCFSAYNKAKMESSTVNVSLVHSASTELLSPKKDTTPVISNIVSLAEAHVALPIMNSDVLQGTVSSVTANVIADH comes from the exons ATGTTCCCCAAGAAGAAACCCGTTAGTTTGGAACTGGAGGATTCCTTTGCATCAGATACTAAGATGAAAGAACCACTGGTAGATAGTGAATGTGACAAGGCAGTGGCACCACAACTAGGGGGGCTAAATGAAATTAAGACGGAACTCGACAATGCTCAG GAGTATTGTCAAGCCCAACAGCCCAAAACTCAGGAGAATGAACTGAAAATAAATACTGCGTTTTCAGACAGTG CTTCGCAGTTGACTACAGGCATTCAGCTTTCTCTGGCATCATCTGGCATGAGTAAAATGCTTCCTTCAGTTTCAACCGCAGCTATTCAGGTTTCCTGTTCTGGTTgtaaaaaaattcttcagaaagGGCAAACTGCTTATCAGAGGAAAGGGTCCACTCAGCTCTTCTGCTCCACACCGTGCATCGCTGAATACATTTCATCTGCCAGTTCACCAGCAACTCCCAAGAGAACTTGTTCTAACTGCTCAAA agacATCTTAAATCCAAAGGATGTGATCAGTGTCCAGCTGGAAGATACTACCTCTAGCAAAAGTTTTTGCAGCCAATCTTGTCTTTCAtcatatgaagaaaaaagaaaaccatttgtTACCATATGTACTAATACCATTTTAGCCAAGTGCAGCATATGTCAGAAGACTACTGTT ATTCAGTATGAAGTAAAATACCAGAACATGAAACATAGTCTTTGCAGTACTGCCTGTTTTTCAAAGTTTCACTCTGCTAACAACCTCATCATGAACTGTTGTGAGAACTGTGGAGCTTACTGTTACACCAGCTCTAGTCTGTTCTGTATACTTCCGATGGAAGGACAGTCTCATTACTTTAGTAATTCAAAGAGTGTTACAGCATATAAGCAG AAACCAGCTAAAACACTTACATCTGTTCTTTGCAAATTGTTGAAGCCCTCAGATGAAATGATTGAGACTACCAATGACTTGGGGAAGACAGAGCTGTTCTGCTCTATTAATTGTTTCTCTGCTTACAATAAAGCTAAGATGGAATCTTCTACAG taaaTGTTTCCTTGGTGCATAGTGCTTCAACAGAGCTTCTTTCTCCAAAGAAAGATACGACTCCAGTTATAAGCAATATTGTGTCATTGGCAGAAGCTCATGTTGCCCTGCCCATCATGAACTCTGATGTCTTACAAG gtACAGTTTCTTCAGTAACAGCAAATGTCATTGCAGAT